From a region of the Rhodococcus sp. 4CII genome:
- the leuC gene encoding 3-isopropylmalate dehydratase large subunit: MEKMAEKARTLAEKVWDDHVVVRGEGDNPDLIYIDLHLVHEVTSPQAFDGLRLAGRPLRRPDLTIATEDHNVPTVDIDKPIADPVSKTQVDTLRRNCEEFGVRLHPMGDIDQGIVHVVGPQLGLTQPGMTVVCGDSHTSTHGAFGAIAMGIGTSEVEHVMATQTLSLRPFRTMAITVDGVLPEGVTSKDLILAVIAKIGTGGGQGYVLEYRGEAIRQMSMEARMTICNMSIEAGARAGMIAPDEITYEFIKGRPHAPQGADWDAAVAAWEQLKTDEGAVFDNEVHIDASALTPFVTWGTNPGQGLPLGEAVPNPAEIADESERQAAEKALTYMGLEAGTPLREVAIDTVFVGSCTNGRIEDLRAVADVLRGRHVADGVRMLIVPGSMRVRAQAEKEGLGEIFTTAGAEWRQAGCSMCLGMNPDQLAPGERSASTSNRNFEGRQGKGGRTHLVSPLVAAATAVRGTLSAPADLV; the protein is encoded by the coding sequence GTGGAGAAGATGGCGGAGAAAGCACGCACCCTGGCAGAGAAGGTGTGGGACGACCACGTCGTGGTCCGGGGTGAGGGAGACAACCCCGACCTCATCTACATCGATCTGCATCTCGTTCACGAAGTGACGAGTCCGCAGGCATTCGACGGACTTCGGCTCGCCGGGCGCCCGCTGCGCCGCCCCGACCTGACGATCGCCACCGAGGACCACAACGTCCCCACCGTCGACATCGACAAGCCGATCGCCGACCCGGTTTCCAAGACTCAGGTGGACACGCTGCGGCGCAACTGCGAGGAATTCGGTGTCCGGCTGCACCCCATGGGCGACATCGATCAGGGAATCGTCCACGTCGTCGGTCCGCAACTCGGTCTCACCCAGCCCGGTATGACGGTGGTGTGCGGCGACAGCCACACGTCCACGCACGGTGCCTTCGGTGCGATTGCGATGGGTATCGGCACCAGTGAAGTCGAGCACGTCATGGCGACGCAGACGTTGTCATTGCGTCCCTTCCGGACGATGGCGATCACCGTCGACGGTGTATTACCGGAAGGGGTGACGAGTAAGGATCTCATTCTGGCCGTCATCGCGAAGATCGGAACAGGTGGAGGCCAGGGCTACGTCCTGGAGTACCGCGGCGAAGCGATCCGACAGATGTCGATGGAAGCGCGGATGACCATCTGCAACATGTCCATCGAGGCGGGTGCGCGGGCCGGAATGATCGCCCCGGACGAGATCACCTATGAATTCATCAAGGGGCGCCCGCACGCTCCGCAGGGCGCCGACTGGGACGCCGCGGTGGCGGCGTGGGAGCAGTTGAAGACCGACGAGGGTGCAGTTTTCGACAACGAGGTCCACATCGACGCGAGCGCCCTGACGCCGTTCGTGACGTGGGGTACCAATCCGGGGCAGGGGCTGCCCCTGGGTGAGGCGGTGCCGAATCCGGCCGAGATCGCCGACGAGAGCGAGCGTCAGGCCGCTGAGAAGGCGTTGACCTACATGGGTCTCGAGGCCGGAACTCCGTTGCGTGAGGTGGCGATCGACACGGTGTTCGTCGGTTCGTGCACCAACGGCCGGATCGAGGATCTGCGGGCCGTGGCCGACGTGCTGCGGGGCCGCCACGTGGCCGACGGGGTCCGGATGCTCATCGTCCCGGGCTCGATGCGCGTTCGCGCGCAGGCCGAAAAGGAGGGTCTCGGCGAGATCTTCACCACCGCGGGCGCCGAATGGCGGCAGGCGGGGTGCTCGATGTGTCTCGGCATGAACCCGGATCAGCTCGCGCCCGGCGAGCGTTCGGCCTCCACGTCCAACCGCAATTTCGAGGGACGGCAGGGCAAGGGCGGCCGCACTCATCTGGTTTCGCCTCTCGTCGCCGCCGCGACCGCGGTCCGGGGAACGCTGTCCGCGCCGGCAGATCTGGTCTAG
- the leuD gene encoding 3-isopropylmalate dehydratase small subunit — translation MESFSTHKGIGVPLRRSNVDTDQIIPAVYLKRVTRSGFEDGLFAAWRNDPNFVLNVAPYDKGSVLVAGPDFGTGSSREHAVWALSDFGFRVVIASRFADIFRGNAGKAGLLAAQVAQPDVELLWKLLDEQPGLELIVDLENKTVTAGTTVVPFEIDDYTRWRLIEGLDDIGLTLRQVEAISEFEKSRPSWKPTTLPEPASTD, via the coding sequence ATGGAATCCTTTAGCACACACAAAGGTATCGGCGTCCCACTGCGGCGATCCAACGTGGACACGGACCAGATCATTCCGGCGGTCTATCTGAAACGAGTGACCCGCAGCGGTTTCGAGGACGGTCTGTTCGCCGCCTGGCGCAACGATCCGAACTTCGTCCTCAACGTCGCCCCGTACGACAAGGGCAGCGTTCTGGTTGCCGGACCGGACTTCGGTACCGGCTCCTCCCGGGAACATGCCGTGTGGGCGCTATCCGACTTCGGATTTCGGGTCGTGATCGCGTCTCGCTTCGCGGACATCTTCCGGGGCAACGCCGGCAAGGCAGGTCTGCTGGCCGCCCAGGTGGCCCAGCCGGACGTCGAACTGCTCTGGAAGTTGCTCGACGAGCAGCCCGGTCTCGAATTGATCGTCGACCTCGAGAACAAGACCGTGACCGCCGGAACCACCGTGGTGCCCTTTGAGATTGATGACTACACGCGGTGGCGTCTGATCGAGGGTCTGGACGACATCGGATTGACATTACGGCAGGTAGAAGCCATTTCCGAGTTTGAAAAGTCAAGGCCTTCTTGGAAACCAACGACACTTCCGGAGCCTGCTTCGACCGACTGA
- a CDS encoding 3-isopropylmalate dehydrogenase — protein sequence MKLAVIPGDGIGVEVTAEALKVLRKLVPDLETTEYDLGARRYNATGELLPDADLAAIREHDAILLGAIGDPSVTPGVLERGLLLNMRFALDHHVNLRPSQLYPGSKSPLAAQPDIDFVVVREGTEGPYTGNGGAIRVGTPHEIATEVSINTWFGAERVVRYAFALAQSRRKHVTLIHKTNVLSNAGAIWTRAVETVSAEYPDVVTAYCHIDAATIYMVTDPSRFDVIVTDNLFGDIITDLAGAVTGGIGLAASGNIDASGTNPSMFEPVHGSAPDIAGQGIADPTAAILSAALLLRHLGRDGDATRIEAAVEADLASRGDSKVVTSEVGDRIASAL from the coding sequence ATGAAGCTTGCGGTCATTCCGGGTGACGGCATCGGTGTCGAGGTCACGGCCGAGGCGCTGAAAGTGCTGCGCAAACTCGTTCCCGATCTCGAGACCACCGAGTACGACCTCGGTGCCCGTCGATACAACGCGACGGGGGAGCTGCTCCCGGACGCCGATCTCGCGGCGATCCGTGAGCACGACGCGATCCTGCTGGGCGCCATCGGCGATCCGTCGGTCACGCCGGGCGTGCTCGAGCGGGGGCTGCTGCTGAACATGCGATTCGCGTTGGACCATCACGTGAATCTGCGTCCGTCGCAGCTGTATCCGGGTTCGAAGTCGCCGCTCGCGGCGCAGCCCGACATCGACTTCGTGGTCGTGCGCGAGGGCACCGAGGGGCCGTACACCGGCAACGGCGGCGCGATTCGCGTCGGCACCCCGCACGAGATCGCGACCGAGGTGTCGATCAACACGTGGTTCGGCGCCGAGCGCGTGGTGCGCTACGCGTTCGCGCTCGCACAGTCCCGGCGGAAGCACGTCACCCTGATCCACAAGACGAACGTCCTCTCCAACGCCGGCGCGATCTGGACGCGTGCGGTGGAGACCGTGTCGGCCGAATATCCGGACGTGGTGACGGCCTACTGCCACATCGACGCGGCCACCATCTACATGGTCACCGACCCGTCGCGCTTCGACGTGATCGTCACCGACAACCTGTTCGGCGACATCATCACCGACCTCGCGGGTGCGGTCACGGGTGGCATCGGACTGGCAGCGTCGGGAAACATCGACGCCTCGGGCACGAACCCGTCGATGTTCGAGCCGGTGCACGGCAGCGCCCCGGACATCGCAGGCCAGGGGATCGCGGATCCCACGGCGGCCATCCTGTCCGCGGCGCTGCTCCTGCGGCACCTCGGCCGCGACGGCGATGCAACGCGTATCGAGGCCGCCGTCGAAGCGGATCTGGCGTCCCGCGGGGACTCGAAGGTCGTGACCTCGGAGGTCGGCGACCGGATCGCATCAGCCCTCTAG
- a CDS encoding fumarylacetoacetate hydrolase family protein, with amino-acid sequence MRLGRVASPDGVAFVSIEGDGESRIAKEIAEHPFGTPTFTGRSWPLADVRLLAPILASKVVAVGKNYAAHAAEMGGEAPADPVIFLKPNTSIVGPDAAIVLPKSSNEVHYEGELAVVIGRPCKDVPAAKALDVVLGYTAANDVSARDHQRHDGQWTRAKGHDTFCPLGPWIETQLDASDVDITTEVDGEVKQRSNTSLLLHDIPKIIEWVSAVMTLLPGDVILTGTPEGVGPIVDGQSVSVTIGGIGTLTNPVTAKR; translated from the coding sequence ATGCGTCTTGGTCGAGTGGCAAGTCCCGATGGTGTTGCGTTCGTCAGTATCGAGGGAGACGGGGAGTCCCGAATCGCGAAGGAGATCGCCGAGCACCCCTTCGGCACGCCCACTTTCACCGGCCGGAGCTGGCCGCTCGCCGATGTGCGACTGCTGGCCCCGATCCTTGCCAGCAAGGTCGTGGCCGTCGGAAAGAACTACGCCGCCCACGCCGCCGAAATGGGGGGAGAGGCGCCGGCCGATCCTGTGATCTTCCTCAAGCCCAACACCTCGATCGTGGGCCCCGATGCCGCGATCGTCCTGCCGAAGTCGTCCAATGAAGTTCATTACGAAGGCGAACTGGCGGTCGTCATCGGACGTCCCTGCAAGGACGTGCCCGCAGCCAAGGCGCTCGACGTCGTGCTCGGATACACGGCAGCGAACGACGTGTCGGCCCGCGACCACCAGCGCCACGACGGGCAGTGGACGAGGGCCAAGGGGCACGACACGTTCTGCCCGCTCGGGCCGTGGATCGAGACCCAGCTCGACGCGTCCGACGTCGACATCACCACCGAGGTGGACGGCGAAGTGAAGCAGCGCAGCAACACTTCGCTTCTGCTGCACGACATTCCGAAGATCATCGAGTGGGTGTCCGCCGTCATGACGCTGCTTCCGGGCGACGTGATCCTCACGGGCACCCCCGAAGGCGTCGGTCCGATCGTCGACGGCCAGAGCGTGAGCGTCACCATCGGTGGCATCGGCACCCTCACGAACCCGGTGACCGCCAAGCGCTGA
- a CDS encoding DUF5302 domain-containing protein — translation MTDASNEDTKKKFREALERKNHQAGMSADHKDGHSKVHEVHGPADHKREFRRKSG, via the coding sequence GTGACCGACGCCAGCAATGAGGACACGAAAAAGAAATTCCGCGAAGCACTCGAGCGGAAAAATCATCAGGCCGGGATGTCCGCCGATCACAAGGACGGGCATTCGAAGGTGCACGAAGTGCACGGGCCTGCCGACCACAAACGCGAATTCCGCCGCAAGAGCGGATAA
- a CDS encoding MFS transporter: protein MTASIDTPPSVGIARRWWMLALGMFAQAAQAVFVNGVAFLIPELQANHGLSLARTGLVVAAPTLGVMLTLIAWGALADRYGERTVLAAGMATTAAAGLGAALSGSLTATTLLLLLGGMAAASANAASGRVVVGWFPPERRGLAMGIRQMSLPLGIACAALTLPSVAHDHGIGWALALPAALCASAALACALWVVDPPRPSRSAAADLGMLANPYRDSGTLWRIHAASVLLVVPQYTVWTYALVWLISERHWEATAAGLIVTVAQILGALGRMGVGFWSDVVGSRMRPLRWVAVAGGLSMAALAVTDSVDSPLAIAALLAASVATVAPNGLAFTAVAEIAGPFWGGRALGVQNTGQFVAASIVPPAFGALIGIVGFPVTFAIAAAFPAASIPLIPVARSEERSTGIEDDRVESRP, encoded by the coding sequence ATGACTGCATCGATCGACACGCCGCCCTCCGTCGGAATCGCCCGCAGATGGTGGATGCTCGCACTCGGGATGTTCGCCCAGGCCGCGCAGGCGGTGTTCGTCAACGGCGTCGCCTTCCTGATTCCCGAACTGCAGGCGAACCACGGGCTCAGCCTCGCCCGCACCGGACTCGTCGTCGCCGCACCCACGCTCGGCGTGATGCTGACGCTGATCGCGTGGGGCGCACTCGCGGACCGCTACGGCGAACGCACGGTCCTGGCAGCCGGGATGGCGACAACGGCAGCCGCAGGACTGGGCGCGGCACTGTCCGGATCGCTCACGGCCACCACACTCCTCCTCCTGCTCGGCGGCATGGCGGCGGCCTCGGCGAATGCGGCCAGCGGGCGCGTCGTCGTCGGCTGGTTCCCGCCCGAACGCCGCGGACTCGCAATGGGTATCCGGCAGATGTCGCTGCCCCTCGGCATCGCCTGCGCGGCGCTGACACTTCCCTCCGTCGCGCACGATCACGGCATCGGCTGGGCGCTCGCCCTGCCCGCGGCCCTGTGTGCGAGTGCCGCGCTGGCCTGCGCACTCTGGGTCGTCGATCCGCCCAGACCGAGCCGCAGCGCCGCGGCGGATCTCGGCATGCTCGCCAATCCCTATCGCGACAGCGGCACGCTGTGGCGCATCCACGCCGCCTCGGTCCTGCTCGTCGTGCCGCAGTACACGGTATGGACCTATGCGCTGGTGTGGCTGATCTCCGAAAGGCATTGGGAAGCAACGGCAGCGGGGCTCATCGTGACCGTCGCCCAGATCCTCGGCGCGCTCGGCAGGATGGGAGTCGGGTTCTGGTCCGACGTGGTCGGCAGTCGCATGCGCCCGCTCCGATGGGTTGCCGTCGCCGGCGGTCTGTCGATGGCCGCCCTCGCCGTGACGGACTCGGTCGATTCGCCACTGGCGATCGCGGCGTTGCTGGCAGCGTCCGTCGCGACGGTGGCACCGAACGGCCTCGCCTTCACCGCCGTGGCGGAGATCGCCGGACCGTTCTGGGGCGGACGAGCACTCGGCGTCCAGAACACCGGGCAGTTCGTCGCGGCCTCCATTGTTCCTCCGGCGTTCGGCGCACTGATCGGGATCGTCGGTTTCCCGGTGACTTTCGCGATCGCCGCCGCGTTTCCGGCGGCGTCGATACCACTGATCCCCGTGGCCCGGTCCGAAGAGCGGTCCACGGGGATCGAGGACGACAGGGTCGAATCGCGGCCCTAG
- a CDS encoding pyridoxamine 5'-phosphate oxidase family protein encodes MGKNQRSQITMTDSEIAEFMDRSRIATLATVAADGRSHLVAMWYAVIDGEIWFETKSKSQKAVNLRRDDRVTVLIEDGDTYDTLRGISVEGRAEIVEDPDAMFAVGVSVWERYTGPYTDDLRPAIDQLLHKRVVVRIVPERIRSWDHAKLGLPAMPVGGTTAAYLAAADRRA; translated from the coding sequence ATGGGGAAGAACCAACGCTCACAGATCACGATGACGGATTCGGAGATCGCCGAATTCATGGATCGGAGCCGGATCGCCACGCTCGCAACGGTGGCAGCGGACGGCAGATCCCACCTCGTCGCCATGTGGTACGCCGTGATCGACGGCGAGATCTGGTTCGAGACCAAGTCCAAATCGCAGAAGGCCGTCAACCTGCGGCGCGACGACCGGGTCACCGTCCTCATCGAGGACGGCGACACCTACGACACGTTGCGCGGGATTTCGGTGGAGGGCCGGGCGGAGATCGTGGAGGACCCCGACGCCATGTTCGCCGTCGGGGTCAGCGTCTGGGAGCGCTACACCGGGCCGTACACCGACGACCTCCGCCCCGCCATCGATCAACTCCTGCACAAGCGGGTGGTCGTGCGGATCGTTCCCGAGCGCATCAGGAGCTGGGACCACGCGAAGCTCGGCCTCCCCGCCATGCCGGTGGGCGGGACCACTGCCGCGTACCTGGCCGCGGCCGACCGCCGTGCCTGA
- a CDS encoding IclR family transcriptional regulator — MRQHSGIGVLDKAVGVLHAVAEKPCSLTELCSRTGLPRATAHRLAVGLEVHRLLTRDSDGLWCPGPGLAELAATANDPLVSAAALVLPRLREITGESVQLYRREGTQRVCVAAMEPPTGLRDTVLVGARLPMSAGSGAKVLLAWADPQTQRTVLPDAAFGERVLLEVRRRGWAQSAAEREPGVASVAAPVRDSSGAVIAAISVSGPIDRMGRRPGARWAADLLAAAEALHKRL, encoded by the coding sequence ATGAGACAGCATAGCGGCATCGGAGTCCTTGACAAAGCGGTAGGCGTACTACATGCCGTGGCCGAGAAGCCCTGCAGCCTCACCGAACTGTGCTCACGCACCGGGCTCCCCCGGGCCACCGCCCACCGGCTGGCCGTCGGGCTCGAGGTTCACCGCCTCCTGACGCGCGATTCCGACGGGTTGTGGTGCCCCGGACCCGGGCTCGCCGAACTGGCCGCCACGGCCAACGATCCGCTCGTCTCGGCGGCGGCGCTGGTGCTGCCACGACTACGCGAGATCACCGGTGAAAGCGTGCAGCTGTACCGGCGGGAAGGCACGCAACGCGTCTGTGTGGCGGCGATGGAACCGCCCACGGGCCTCCGCGACACCGTTCTCGTCGGAGCGCGTCTGCCGATGAGCGCCGGTTCGGGTGCCAAGGTCCTCCTCGCCTGGGCCGACCCGCAGACGCAGCGCACGGTGCTCCCCGACGCGGCATTCGGCGAGCGTGTACTCCTCGAGGTCCGTCGGCGCGGCTGGGCCCAGAGCGCCGCCGAGCGCGAACCCGGCGTCGCCAGTGTCGCCGCCCCCGTCCGGGACTCCTCCGGTGCCGTCATCGCAGCGATCTCGGTGTCCGGACCCATCGACAGAATGGGCAGGCGCCCCGGCGCCCGGTGGGCGGCCGACCTTCTCGCCGCCGCGGAGGCGCTGCACAAAAGGCTCTGA
- a CDS encoding NUDIX hydrolase, producing the protein MSSSPGKPVKANIFAAGAVLWRKSPDNPDEIEIALIHRPKYEDWSFPKGKLDPGETAVVAALREVQEETGIRGRLGRHLGALTYPIPGHRRLKRVEYWAAEVRDGEFAANSEVDEMRWLPVSEVADELSYPMDRKMLRRFTAQPPDTATLLLVRHAKAGSRKRYKGDDTTRPLDADGRRQADALVAQLDAFGATGITSADRTRCIQTVEPLALMLDTTVRLDSLLSEESYSADPAATRTRVRKIAALGGVQVICSQGGVIPDLLEWWADIDGIALPPARNRKASTWVLSLSGGKLIAADHIDSPLPPSRKN; encoded by the coding sequence GTGAGCAGTTCACCCGGCAAACCGGTCAAAGCCAATATCTTCGCCGCGGGGGCAGTGCTGTGGCGGAAGTCTCCCGATAATCCCGACGAGATCGAGATCGCCCTCATTCACCGGCCCAAATACGAGGACTGGTCATTTCCCAAGGGAAAACTCGACCCGGGCGAGACCGCCGTCGTCGCCGCATTGCGGGAAGTACAAGAGGAGACGGGTATCCGCGGGCGACTCGGGCGGCACCTCGGCGCATTGACGTACCCGATTCCCGGGCATCGCCGGTTGAAACGAGTGGAGTACTGGGCTGCAGAGGTCCGCGACGGTGAATTCGCTGCCAACAGCGAAGTCGACGAAATGCGGTGGCTTCCGGTATCCGAGGTCGCCGATGAATTGTCGTATCCCATGGATCGCAAGATGCTCCGGCGGTTCACGGCGCAGCCGCCCGATACCGCAACGTTGCTTCTCGTGCGGCATGCGAAAGCTGGGAGCCGGAAACGCTACAAGGGCGACGACACCACCCGGCCCTTGGATGCGGACGGCCGGCGGCAAGCCGACGCGCTCGTCGCACAACTCGACGCGTTCGGAGCCACCGGCATCACCTCAGCCGATCGGACACGATGCATTCAGACGGTGGAGCCGCTGGCCCTCATGCTGGACACGACCGTCCGGTTGGATTCGCTGCTGTCCGAGGAGAGTTACTCCGCCGACCCTGCGGCCACCCGCACCCGGGTCCGCAAGATCGCCGCTCTCGGCGGAGTCCAGGTGATCTGCAGTCAGGGCGGTGTCATTCCGGATCTGCTCGAGTGGTGGGCGGACATCGACGGTATCGCTCTTCCCCCGGCACGGAACAGAAAAGCGAGCACCTGGGTGCTGTCGCTGTCCGGCGGCAAATTGATCGCCGCCGACCACATCGACAGTCCCCTCCCCCCATCCCGGAAGAACTGA
- a CDS encoding HU family DNA-binding protein — translation MNKAELIDVLTEKLGTDRRTATEAVEHVVDTIVRAVHRGDSVTITGFGVFEQRRRAARVARNPRTGETVKVKPTSVPAFRPGAQFKAVIAGGQKLPATGPAVKRGAAAPATKAAAKKAAKKTAAKKTAAKKAAPAKTTAAKKTVAKKAPAKTTAAKKTVAKKAPAKTTAAKKTVAKKAPAKTTAAKKTVAKKAPAKTTAAKKTVAKKAPAKKTAAKKAPAKRAK, via the coding sequence ATGAATAAGGCAGAGCTCATCGATGTTCTGACCGAGAAACTGGGGACGGACAGGCGCACGGCAACAGAAGCTGTCGAGCATGTCGTGGACACGATCGTCCGAGCGGTGCACCGCGGCGACAGCGTCACCATCACCGGTTTCGGTGTCTTCGAGCAGCGTCGTCGTGCGGCACGTGTCGCACGTAACCCGCGCACGGGTGAGACCGTGAAGGTCAAGCCGACGTCGGTGCCGGCGTTCCGTCCGGGCGCTCAGTTCAAAGCGGTTATCGCTGGCGGCCAGAAGCTTCCGGCCACCGGTCCCGCAGTGAAGCGTGGCGCAGCGGCGCCGGCCACCAAGGCCGCCGCGAAGAAGGCTGCCAAGAAGACGGCGGCGAAGAAGACCGCAGCCAAGAAGGCGGCTCCCGCGAAGACCACGGCAGCGAAGAAGACCGTCGCGAAGAAGGCTCCGGCCAAGACCACGGCAGCGAAGAAGACCGTCGCGAAGAAGGCTCCGGCCAAGACCACGGCAGCGAAGAAGACCGTCGCGAAGAAGGCTCCGGCCAAGACCACGGCAGCGAAGAAGACCGTCGCGAAGAAGGCTCCGGCCAAGACCACGGCAGCGAAGAAGACCGTCGCGAAGAAGGCTCCGGCCAAGAAGACCGCAGCAAAGAAGGCTCCCGCGAAGCGCGCCAAGTAA
- the gltX gene encoding glutamate--tRNA ligase, whose amino-acid sequence MTTSEVRVRFCPSPTGTPHVGLVRTALFNWAFARHNGGSFVFRIEDTDAARDSEESYQAILDALRWLGLNWDEGPEVGGPYEPYRQSQRRDLHLDVVAKLLAAGEAYESFSTPEEVEERHKAAGRDPKLGYDNFDRDLTPEQRQAFLDEGRKPVVRLRMPDHDLTWVDLVRGETTFKAGTVPDFALTRGNGIPLYTLVNPVDDALMKITHVLRGEDLLSSTPRQLALYEAMQRIGVADFTPRFGHLPFVMGQGNKKLSKRDPESNLFIHRDRGFVPEGLLNYLALLGWGISDDHDVFSLDEMVAAFYISKVNSNPARFDQKKADAINAEHIRLLEPDDFAARLRAFLTLHGHLGEAVDESVFATAAELVQTRIVVLSDAWDLLKFLFVDEADFVIDPAAAAKNLGADAAPVLDAALAAVDAVDGWDAASLEEALKTALVDELGLKPRKAFAPVRVALTGSHISPPLYESMELLGRDISLSRLRSARAGIAG is encoded by the coding sequence ATGACCACAAGCGAAGTTCGCGTCCGTTTCTGCCCGTCTCCCACCGGAACCCCGCACGTGGGGCTCGTCCGAACCGCCCTGTTCAACTGGGCGTTCGCCCGACACAACGGCGGGTCGTTCGTGTTCCGCATCGAAGACACCGATGCCGCCCGTGACAGCGAGGAGTCGTACCAGGCGATCCTGGACGCGCTGCGTTGGCTCGGGCTGAACTGGGACGAGGGACCGGAGGTCGGGGGTCCGTACGAGCCCTACCGTCAGTCGCAGCGACGTGATCTGCACCTGGACGTCGTCGCCAAGCTGCTCGCGGCCGGCGAGGCCTACGAGTCGTTCTCCACGCCCGAGGAGGTCGAGGAGCGGCACAAGGCGGCCGGCCGCGATCCCAAGCTGGGCTACGACAACTTCGATCGCGATCTGACGCCGGAACAGCGGCAGGCATTCCTCGACGAGGGACGCAAACCCGTCGTGCGGCTCCGCATGCCCGATCACGACCTGACGTGGGTCGACCTCGTGCGCGGCGAGACGACGTTCAAGGCGGGAACCGTGCCCGACTTCGCGCTGACCCGCGGAAACGGCATTCCGCTCTACACGTTGGTCAACCCCGTCGACGACGCGTTGATGAAGATCACACATGTCCTGCGCGGTGAGGACCTGCTGTCGTCGACGCCCCGTCAGCTCGCCCTCTACGAGGCGATGCAGCGGATCGGCGTGGCCGATTTCACGCCCCGGTTCGGGCATCTGCCGTTCGTCATGGGGCAGGGCAACAAGAAGCTGTCGAAGCGCGACCCCGAGTCGAACCTCTTCATCCATCGCGACCGCGGTTTCGTCCCCGAAGGATTGTTGAATTACCTGGCACTGCTCGGCTGGGGCATTTCCGACGACCACGACGTGTTCTCGCTGGACGAGATGGTGGCGGCCTTCTATATCTCCAAGGTCAATTCCAATCCGGCGCGGTTCGACCAGAAAAAGGCCGACGCGATCAACGCCGAGCACATCCGGCTGCTCGAGCCCGATGATTTCGCCGCGCGCCTGCGCGCGTTCCTGACGCTTCACGGCCATCTCGGGGAGGCCGTCGACGAGTCCGTCTTCGCAACCGCTGCAGAACTGGTCCAGACGCGCATCGTGGTCCTGTCCGACGCGTGGGATCTGCTGAAGTTCCTGTTCGTCGACGAGGCCGACTTCGTGATCGACCCGGCCGCTGCGGCCAAGAACCTCGGAGCCGATGCGGCGCCGGTCCTCGACGCGGCCCTCGCGGCGGTGGACGCGGTGGACGGGTGGGACGCGGCGTCACTGGAGGAGGCCCTCAAGACCGCTCTCGTGGACGAACTGGGCCTCAAGCCGCGTAAGGCATTCGCTCCGGTCCGGGTGGCCCTCACGGGCTCGCACATCAGCCCGCCGCTCTACGAGTCGATGGAACTCCTCGGGCGCGATATCTCGCTGTCGCGTCTGCGCTCGGCGCGGGCCGGCATCGCCGGTTAG